A genomic region of Papaver somniferum cultivar HN1 chromosome 7, ASM357369v1, whole genome shotgun sequence contains the following coding sequences:
- the LOC113296272 gene encoding uncharacterized protein LOC113296272, translated as MIRGQHNRDLTKGTDDQVLPTKVLKQFVLIRGALYFRTSGAALSRCVSKPEAHEILNRVHEESCGQTGGIPLYRRLQRMGVYWPNMAVQAAVTQDKCADCQAPPQQTEICSAEIVDWRHPYVDFLCHERLPSNRQEALKIQRKSGRFFMSEGVLYRKVFGEKVLRCLSQQEADVVMTTTHDNEHQGMRKLFLQLHEAGYYWTTMDLDTAEHAEATNKTLLKILSRMVYGHYRSWNEQLPLALWAYRISKISSTGASPYSLVYGEDATLQEEIAIPSARVAMASLTTPDDVIRNAHLDALEERRARAERFADKYRHRTTRYYNQRVKERVFSVNDVVMKIAPHVQRNESAGKFAANWQGPYIIGEAAESGYY; from the exons ATGATTAGAGGACAGCATAATCGAGATTTGACCAAAGGGACGGATGATCAGGTACTACCCACCAAAGTGTTAAAACAATTTGTTTTAATACGAGGAGCCTTATACTTTCGGACGTCCGGAGCAGCATTATCACGATGTGTAAGCAAGCCAGAAGCACATGAAATACTGAATCGCGTCCACGAGGAATCTTGCGGACAGACAGGAGGAATCCCGTTATACCGACGGTTGCAGAGAATGGGTGTTTACTGGCCAAACATGGCGGTCCAAGCAGCCGTAACACAGGACAAATGCGCAGACTGTCAAGCGCCCCCGCAACAAACTGAGATATGCAGTGCGGAAATAGTAGACTGGAGACATCCCTATGTAGACTTCCTCTGTCATGAGCGCCTACCATCAAACAGACAGGAAGCGTTGAAGATCCAAAGGAAATCCGGACGATTCTTCATGAGCGAGGGTGTCCTCTACAGAaaggtttttggggaaaaggtATTGCGCTGTCTATCACAGCAAGAGGCGGACGTAGTCATGACTACTACCCATGATAATGAACATCAAGGTATGCGGAAGTTGTTCCTACAGCTACATGAGGCAGGATACTACTGGACAACAATGGATCTCGATACCGCGGAACAC GCTGAGGCCACCAATAAAACACTCTTAAAGATATTAAGCCGGATGGTGTATGGTCACTACAGGAGTTGGAACGAGCAGCTTCCTCTCGCGCTTTGGGCCTATCGTATATCCAAAATAAGTTCCACAGGCGCATCCCCTTATTCCTTAGTCTATGGAGAAGATGCGACCCTCCAAGAAGAAATTGCCATACCTTCAGCACGGGTCGCCATGGCTAGCCTCACAACTCCGGACGATGTCATTCGGAACGCGCATTTGGATGCCCTAGAAGAACGACGAGCCAGGGCTGAGCGGTTTGCGGATAAATATCGACATCGGACAACACGATACTACAATCAAAGGGTGAAAGAGCGAGTTTTCAGTGTGAACGATGTAGTCATGAAAATCGCACCACATGTCCAACGAAATGAAAGTGCAGGTAAATTTGCAGCTAATTGGCAAGGTCCTTATATCATAGGTGAAGCCGCAGAGAGCGGATACTACTAG